One window from the genome of Parasteatoda tepidariorum isolate YZ-2023 chromosome 8, CAS_Ptep_4.0, whole genome shotgun sequence encodes:
- the LOC107455063 gene encoding uncharacterized protein, with the protein MEIYGNFLMTLFLLTFLHFEILSSPVDNSQQVAQESDLYTESPCELRALSAYKDIQGNIWGVGNGNLWWFNATNLSWSLLPLPNGTAASEPWKVACGDPKKYVALVGKNASLVLHLPWQHWQFVDTDDFSLGYVDKDATWCMNGNLFGIDPLRETLYLLDSEEAHWTVSRDMPIMDNVNWSTPLGVVNTWIWDDGELVMVEKFGIYTRIMYTNASGIDWVVMASDNLTTVWPDLNQSDKGLSLSFKLGSENMWLWLDDKSLIELWTFNHNTTKWRRANRKFTSKLPSLQSVLVAWEENGQLCAVTRSSECTAQYSVSHTECWSENDMLLNDDDDNFDSALRLTTVSTTPNAKSDEGSWKSERFNTNYTSPSRVIPPPITSPELPMSSEISPIEILNPIKPIITKYSPEITWKTTDQTNKVVSITPARFPLWHQHTGVFGSVIFFGTSLTIFGLVGFFWCVRKCVHFPKEALLLRDPPSVRYTAIPDSLGYDSRKPTPATYTVIPDSLA; encoded by the coding sequence tggCACAAGAAAGTGATTTATACACTGAATCTCCGTGTGAGCTTCGAGCCCTCTCAGCTTACAAAGACATTCAAGGCAATATTTGGGGTGTAGGAAATGGGAACTTGTGGTGGTTCAACGCCACTAACTTATCATGGTCTTTACTACCCCTTCCAAATGGAACAGCCGCTTCAGAACCTTGGAAAGTAGCTTGCGGTGATCCAAAGAAATATGTAGCTTTAGTTGGCAAGAATGCATCATTAGTACTCCACTTACCGTGGCAGCACTGGCAATTTGTTGACACTGATGATTTTAGCCTTGGTTACGTGGATAAAGATGCCACCTGGTGTATGAATGGTAACCTTTTTGGAATCGATCCCCTTAGAGAGACACTATATTTGCTGGATTCTGAAGAAGCCCATTGGACAGTAAGCCGAGATATGCCAATAATGGATAATGTCAATTGGTCAACTCCTCTTGGAGTTGTGAACACCTGGATATGGGACGATGGCGAATTAGTTATGGTTGAAAAATTCGGTATTTACACCCGAATAATGTATACCAATGCCTCAGGAATAGATTGGGTTGTTATGGCATCTGATAACTTGACTACTGTATGGCCAGACCTTAATCAAAGTGATAAAGGACtttcattatcttttaaacttggATCTGAAAATATGTGGTTATGGTTGGATGATAAAAGCTTAATAGAACTATGGACATTTAATCATAATACCACAAAATGGCGCAGGGCTAATCGTAAGTTTACGAGCAAGCTGCCTAGTCTTCAGAGTGTTCTTGTTGCTTGGGAAGAAAATGGACAACTATGTGCTGTTACGCGAAGCTCTGAATGCACGGCTCAATACAGCGTAAGCCATACAGAATGTTGGTCTGAGAATGATATGTTGCTGAATGATGATGACGATAATTTTGATTCAGCACTAAGATTGACAACTGTGTCTACAACTCCGAATGCAAAAAGTGACGAGGGATCTTGGAAATCTGAAAGATTTAATACCAACTACACATCACCAAGCAGGGTAATACCACCACCGATTACATCTCCAGAGTTACCGATGTCTTCCGAAATCAGCCCGATTGAAATCCTGAATCCTATTAAGCCCATTATCACCAAATACTCTCCTGAAATAACCTGGAAAACAACTGACCAAACTAACAAGGTAGTTTCCATTACCCCGGCTCGGTTCCCACTTTGGCACCAACATACCGGTGTCTTTGGATCGGTTATATTCTTCGGTACATCTCTCACTATATTTGGTCTAGTTGGTTTCTTCTGGTGCGTTCGTAAATGCGTTCATTTCCCCAAAGAAGCTCTTTTATTGAGGGACCCACCGTCTGTTCGATACACAGCTATTCCTGATTCGTTAGGCTACGATTCTCGCAAACCAACCCCTGCTACTTACACGGTGATTCCCGATTCTCTTGCATAA